A window from Rhizosphaericola mali encodes these proteins:
- a CDS encoding phospho-sugar mutase: MDAAIKAKVGSWLSGSYDQDTKNEITKLQESAPDDLVDAFYKDLEFGTGGLRGLMGVGTNRMNKYTVGMATQGFANYLKKTYGDIEISVAIAHDCRNNSRFFAETTANVFASNGIKVFLFDSLRPTPELSFAIRTLGCKGGVVCTASHNPKEYNGYKAYWDDGGQLVPPHDKNVIKEVELIQSIDEVKWSGGEANITIIGAEMDEKYIAMVKGLSVYPDVVARQHDLKIVYTPIHGSGIKLVPPVLKAFGFDNVHIVKEQEVPDGNFPTVIYPNPEESEAMTLGLNLAKELDADILLGTDPDADRVAVAIKNNKGEWQLMNGNQTAVLAFSYLIEARKAKGINQPNDMIIKTIVTSEMIDSVAAKNGLSCYNVLTGFKWIAEKIRELEGKENYIVGGEESFGLMIGDQVRDKDSVSAVAILCEMAAYEKDKGRTLFDKLIDLYIQYGLYQEKLIYIVKKGMHGQEEIAQMMADFRANPPQEINGSKVAKIIDYQLGEGKNLLTGESWAIDLPKSNVLQFYTEDGVKISARPSGTEPKIKFYFSVNTTLENKEAYDEKVKALHDKIDATVTSLGWDK, from the coding sequence ATGGATGCAGCTATTAAAGCAAAAGTAGGTTCTTGGTTATCAGGTAGTTATGACCAAGATACGAAAAATGAAATTACTAAATTACAAGAAAGTGCTCCCGATGATTTAGTGGATGCATTTTATAAAGATTTGGAATTTGGAACAGGTGGTTTGCGTGGATTGATGGGCGTAGGTACCAATCGTATGAATAAATATACGGTCGGCATGGCGACACAAGGATTCGCCAATTATTTGAAAAAAACATACGGAGATATTGAAATCAGTGTTGCGATTGCCCACGATTGTCGTAATAATAGTCGTTTTTTTGCTGAAACCACTGCTAACGTATTTGCATCTAATGGTATTAAAGTATTTTTATTTGATTCATTGCGTCCTACACCAGAATTGTCTTTCGCAATTCGTACCCTTGGTTGTAAAGGTGGTGTGGTGTGCACAGCTTCCCATAATCCAAAAGAATATAATGGTTATAAAGCCTATTGGGATGATGGTGGTCAATTAGTGCCGCCACATGACAAAAATGTCATCAAAGAAGTAGAATTGATTCAAAGTATTGATGAAGTAAAATGGTCTGGAGGCGAAGCAAATATTACGATCATCGGTGCCGAAATGGATGAGAAATACATCGCTATGGTAAAAGGCTTGAGCGTATATCCTGATGTCGTTGCGCGCCAACATGATTTGAAAATTGTCTATACGCCAATCCACGGAAGTGGTATCAAATTGGTGCCGCCGGTATTGAAAGCATTTGGTTTTGATAATGTACATATTGTAAAAGAACAAGAGGTTCCAGACGGTAATTTTCCTACAGTAATTTATCCAAATCCTGAAGAATCTGAAGCAATGACTTTAGGTTTGAATTTGGCGAAAGAATTGGATGCAGATATTTTGTTGGGAACGGATCCAGATGCGGATCGTGTTGCAGTTGCGATTAAAAATAACAAAGGCGAATGGCAATTGATGAACGGTAATCAAACTGCGGTTCTGGCATTTTCTTATTTGATAGAAGCTAGGAAAGCAAAAGGAATTAATCAACCTAATGATATGATCATTAAGACGATTGTTACCTCAGAAATGATTGACAGTGTTGCCGCTAAGAATGGTTTGAGTTGTTATAATGTTTTGACCGGATTCAAATGGATCGCTGAAAAAATTAGAGAATTAGAAGGTAAAGAAAATTATATCGTAGGAGGAGAGGAGAGCTTTGGTTTGATGATCGGCGATCAAGTGAGAGATAAAGATTCCGTTTCTGCGGTGGCAATTCTTTGTGAAATGGCGGCCTATGAAAAAGATAAAGGTCGTACGCTTTTCGATAAATTGATTGACTTGTATATCCAATACGGATTGTACCAGGAAAAATTGATTTACATCGTGAAAAAAGGAATGCATGGTCAAGAAGAAATCGCTCAGATGATGGCAGATTTCCGTGCAAATCCGCCACAAGAAATCAACGGAAGCAAAGTGGCTAAAATTATTGATTATCAATTAGGTGAAGGTAAAAACCTATTGACTGGCGAAAGTTGGGCAATCGATCTTCCAAAGAGCAATGTACTACAATTCTACACAGAAGATGGCGTAAAAATATCTGCACGTCCATCAGGTACAGAGCCTAAGATCAAATTTTACTTTAGCGTAAATACGACTTTAGAAAACAAAGAAGCATATGATGAAAAAGTAAAAGCTTTGCATGACAAAATAGATGCAACTGTTACAAGTTTGGGTTGGGATAAATAA
- a CDS encoding glycoside hydrolase family 28 protein gives MKKFLFTIGIFTAATHIQAQNFVPFHVTEPIFSKNNVNIAAKGAVGNGQYLNTSILQDAIDSISKLGGGTIIIPEGIWLTGPIELQNNIRLQLNQNALLLFTHDFSQYKIVKDMYEGMPEWRNQPLIWGKNLSNIAITGNGVIDGNGNYWRMMKKDKMLPTDWNNLVQTGILSSDGNTWYPTISAEKGSHTQNAGDALHGETAKTYEDIKDYLRPKLITLNHCSNILIEGVTIQNSPAWTIHPYNCSDVTLRDIHVKNNWNAQNTDGIDVEACKNVQILHSIFEDGDDGICIKSGKKVTDWSPNIPTENVIIANCTVYRAHGGIVIGSEMSGGVKNLRATNNTFMGTDIGLRFKTTRGRGGIVQNIFVDNCNMLNIRYDAVLFDMYYTAISPSDKEKAPKIESVKVDASTPQFKHFRINNIRVKGARRALFVRGLPEMPIQDIQLSNMTIEAQNGMECTEAKNIHLDNCQFITPTNKPVIQLNNSQNLTFKKVILPNDTKIGYQITGAKSTGITIDGLKNKDPIQINNEVSKNAVILY, from the coding sequence ATGAAGAAATTTTTATTCACCATTGGCATTTTTACCGCAGCTACACACATACAAGCGCAAAATTTTGTTCCTTTTCATGTAACCGAACCCATTTTTTCCAAAAACAATGTAAACATAGCAGCAAAAGGAGCTGTTGGTAATGGTCAATATTTAAATACATCCATCTTACAAGATGCAATTGATTCTATCAGCAAATTAGGAGGGGGAACAATAATCATTCCGGAAGGTATTTGGCTAACTGGGCCAATAGAATTACAAAACAACATTCGGTTACAACTTAATCAGAATGCATTACTATTATTTACACATGATTTTTCCCAATATAAAATCGTAAAGGATATGTATGAAGGAATGCCAGAATGGCGAAACCAACCATTAATCTGGGGTAAAAATTTGTCTAATATTGCAATTACTGGTAATGGAGTAATTGACGGCAATGGCAATTACTGGCGTATGATGAAAAAAGATAAAATGCTGCCGACTGATTGGAATAATTTAGTCCAAACTGGCATATTGAGTAGCGATGGCAATACCTGGTATCCAACTATTTCCGCAGAAAAAGGAAGTCATACCCAAAATGCAGGCGATGCTTTACATGGAGAAACTGCGAAAACTTACGAGGATATCAAAGATTATCTTCGTCCCAAATTGATCACCTTAAATCATTGTAGCAATATTCTAATTGAAGGTGTAACTATTCAAAACTCTCCGGCATGGACAATTCATCCTTATAATTGTTCTGATGTAACATTGAGAGATATACATGTAAAAAACAATTGGAATGCGCAAAATACGGATGGTATCGATGTAGAAGCTTGCAAAAATGTACAAATATTACACTCCATATTTGAAGATGGTGATGATGGTATTTGCATAAAATCTGGGAAAAAAGTAACCGATTGGTCTCCAAATATCCCAACAGAAAATGTTATTATAGCAAATTGTACGGTCTATCGTGCTCATGGCGGTATTGTGATTGGAAGTGAAATGAGCGGAGGTGTTAAGAATCTACGAGCAACAAATAATACATTTATGGGAACAGATATCGGACTGCGGTTCAAAACAACACGTGGTCGTGGTGGCATTGTTCAAAATATATTTGTAGATAATTGCAATATGTTGAATATACGTTATGACGCTGTTTTATTTGATATGTATTATACCGCAATATCTCCTTCTGATAAGGAAAAAGCACCTAAAATTGAAAGCGTAAAAGTAGATGCATCCACACCTCAATTTAAACATTTCCGTATAAATAATATTCGAGTAAAAGGAGCGCGACGAGCATTATTCGTTAGAGGTTTGCCAGAAATGCCCATACAAGATATTCAACTTTCAAATATGACGATTGAAGCGCAAAATGGCATGGAATGCACAGAAGCCAAGAATATTCATTTGGATAATTGTCAATTCATCACGCCCACCAATAAACCAGTTATTCAATTAAATAATAGTCAAAATCTAACTTTTAAAAAAGTAATATTACCTAATGACACAAAAATTGGATATCAAATTACAGGAGCAAAAAGCACAGGGATTACAATTGATGGTTTAAAAAATAAAGACCCTATTCAAATAAATAACGAAGTTTCCAAAAATGCAGTCATTCTTTATTAA